Proteins encoded together in one Amblyomma americanum isolate KBUSLIRL-KWMA chromosome 1, ASM5285725v1, whole genome shotgun sequence window:
- the LOC144123148 gene encoding uncharacterized protein LOC144123148 has translation MEEKKSVECSLVAYNVPKEHWAQLVFPVLAGRVAYLSTRFTAEQHRDYDKLKAVVLDELKLSAAEYQRRLSGATKRREETWKAFVTRVQSYLNFYLKSRCVSSFDGLLKLLVADQLKAGLSEEAHKYVKLREGEKWLNADEIAALLQTYEEAAGKGSAQRKADSFKGFDTPPKPRTEAPPTQKHGAERGDSIAAVRPGGEKKKVSRSGGCFRCGSWRHVVANCPFDRENPADRRENPPRDDRLTARVSTQALQSTRPALTDIKIRCREAVIGAIVDTGADIIVVRESLVPEEFVSPHGTIDLVSAFGEKVEAKLAVVPLALCRGAPLIENVDDATPVLCALTDKLTQADCLISADAWEQLHDSGKTDSEGLVQAVGTLSPPAEDRPDRSGPDVGTEPALAFADETLPQQTVDSNEVEPSQAGGTAELSGAQKFRAEQHEDDTLRQAWQNAKQGKAGMSIVEGV, from the coding sequence tcagtggaatgctcgctcgtggcttacaacgtgccgaaggaacattgggcgcagcttgtgttcccggtgctggctgggcgggtagcctacttatcgacacggttcaccgcagagcagcacagggactatgacaagttgaaggcggtggtcctagacgagttgaaactttcagccgcagagtatcaaaggcggctttctggggccaccaagcgccgcgaagaaacctggaaggcttttgtcacacgcgtccagagttacttaaatttttatttaaagtcacgatgcgtgtcgtcttttgacggattattgaagctactggttgccgaccagctcaaggcggggctatcagaagaagcacataaatatgtcaagctgcgcgagggtgagaaatggctgaatgcggatgagatagctgcactgctacagacatacgaggaagccgccgggaagggaagcgctcagaggaaagccgacagctttaaaggttttgacacgcccccaaaaccgagaactgaagccccacctacgcagaagcatggagcagagcgaggagacagtatagccgcagtcaggccaggaggagaaaagaaaaaggtatcgcggtcgggtggctgtttccgatgcggaagctggagacatgttgTCGCGAACTGCCCATTTGATCGTGAGAACCCAGCTGATAGACGAGAGAATCCACCGCGCGatgataggctaacggcacgcgtgTCCACCCAGGCCTTGCAATCTACGCGTCCAGCGCTCACGGACATTAAAATCCGCTGTAGGGAAGCGGTTATTGGCGctattgtggacaccggtgcagatATCATCGTAGTGCGCGAAAGCCTTGTACCTGAGGAGTTCGTATCACCACATGGGACGATCGATCTCGTCTCCGCTTTCGGAGAGAAGGTAGAGGCAAAACTGGCAGTAGTTCCGTTGGCGCTGTGTCGGGGCGCTCCCCTGATCGAAAATGTGGACGATGCGACACCGGTGTTGTGTGCGCTCACCGACAAGCTCACACAAGCCGACTGTCTAATTTCCGCAGAcgcatgggaacagctgcacgaCTCGGGCAAGACGGACAGTGAGGGTCTCGTGCAGGCGGTGGGAACTCTGTCGCCGCCGGCTGAAGACAGACCAGATAGATCAGGGCCAGACGTGGGCACCGAGCCCGCCCTGGCGTTCGCAGACGAAACCCTGCCCCAGCAGACAGTTGACAGTAATGAGGTCGAGCCATCACAGGCGGGCGGCACGGCTGAGCTTAGCGGGGCACAGAAGTTTCGCGCGGAGCAGCATGAGGATGACACTCTGCGTCAGGCCTGGcagaacgccaagcaaggaaaggCGGGCATGTCTATCGTAGAAGGAGTTTAG